The Parus major isolate Abel unplaced genomic scaffold, Parus_major1.1 Scaffold747, whole genome shotgun sequence DNA window TGTCCCCAACGTGTCACCCCCTCCCCGGCCAGGACTCGGCGTCGCCCTGGCTGGACTCGGTGGTGCCGCGGCTGcgggagctgctggtgctggaggacACGGCCGCGCTGCAGATGGAGGTCGGCGCCCTGGCCAGGGACTTCCCCGACGTGCGGTGGGTGCGGGGACCCCGCGGGGGTGACACAAAGCGGGGGTGACACAAAGCGGGGGTGACCCAGGCGGGAGGGACGCTCTGCCGGTGGTGGCCGCGGACAGGACGCGGCGAGCCCGCGGGGACCGAGCGGGGTGACCGGACGTGGCCTCCGGCCCTTCCCGGCAGCCCCCGCCCCGCTCCTCCCGCCGGGAAgcggccgcggccccgcgcCAGGTCCCCTccccggtcccggtcccggtcccggtcccggtcccgggGGACCGGTGGCACGCGCGGCCAccccggggcggggcggggcggggcgggggggacAGAGGTTAAACCGGGCAGGGGGGGACCGTGAGAACCGCGGGGCTCTCCCCGGAGCCGCAGCCGGGGGTCTCGGGGGGGTTCTGTCCCCGCTCACCGCCgctccccgctgtccccgcagGCGGAGACATGTGGCCGCGCTGCTGGACGCGCGGGGGCTGCGGGCGCAGGGCCCTCGGCGCGAGATCCTGGGGGTGCTGCAGGATCTGGGGGGGTCGGAGGCCGAGGCGGGGCCCCCCCGGCACCGAACGTTCTTCTCGGAGCTGCCGGCGCCGCGCCCCGTGCGCTGCCTCCCGTTCCACCTGCCCCGGCTGCGCCTCCCGCGCCGCAGCCCCGCCAGGACCCCCCCGTGAcacccccgggacccccgagGGGCCGGCGACACCCTCGGAACCCGCAGCGCGTCCCcaaggggctggggacacccccgAGCTCGGGTCTGTCACCTCCCGGGGTTGGGGACACTCTCAGCCCGGGGTCTGNNNNNNNNNNNNNNNNNNNNNNNNNNNNNNNNNNNNNNNNNNNNNNNNNNNNNNNNNNNNNNNNNNNNNNNNNNNNNNNNNNNNNNNNNNNNNNNNNNNNNNNNNNNNNNNNNNNNNNNNNNNNNNNNNNNNNNNNNNNNNNNNNNNNNNNNNNNNNNNNNNNNNNNNNNNNNNNNNNNNNNNNNNNNNNNNNNNNNNNNNNNNNNNNNNNNNNNNNNNNNNNNNNNNNNNNNNNNNNNNNNNNNNNNNNNNNNNNNNNNNNNNNNNNNNNNNNNNNNNNNNNNNNNNNNNNNNNNNNNNNNNNNNNNNNNNNNNNNNNNNNNNNNNNNNNNNNNNNNNNNNNNNNNNNNNNNNNNNNNNNNNNNNNNNNNNNNNNNNNNNNNNNNNNNNNNNNNNNNNNNNNNNNNNNNNNNNNNNNNNNNNNNNNNNNNNNNNNNNNNNNNNNNNNNNNNNNNNNNNNNNNNNNNNNNNNNNNNNNNNNNNNNNNNNNNNNNNNNNNNNNNNNNNNNNNNNNNNNNNNNNNNNNNNNNNNNNNNNNNNNNNNNNNNNNNNNNNNNNNNNNNNNNNNNNNNNNNNNNNNNNNNNNNNNNNNNNNNNNNNNNNNNNNNNNNNNNNNNNNNNNNNNNNNNNNNNNNNNNNNNNNNNNNNNNNNNNNNNNNNNNNNNNNNNNNNNNNNNNNNNNNNNNNNNNNNNNNNNNNNNNNNNNNNNNNNNNNNNNNNNNNNNNNNNNNNNNNNNNNNNNNNNNNNNNNNNNNNNNNNNNNNNNNNNNNNNNNNNNNNNNNNNNNNNNNNNNNNNNNNNNNNNNNNNNNNNNNNNNNNNNNNNNNNNNNNNNNNNNNNNNNNNNNNNNNNNNNNNNNNNNNNNNNNNNNNNNNNNNNNNNNNNNNNNNNNNNNNNNNNNNNNNNNNNNNNNNNNNNNNNNNNNNNNNNNNNNNNNNNNNNNNNNNNNNNNNNNNNNNNNNNNNNNNNNNNNNNNNNNNNNNNNNNNNNNNNNNNNNNNNNNNNNNNNNNNNNNNNNNNNNNNNNNNNNNNNNNNNNNNNNNNNNNNNNNNNNNNNNNNNNNNNNNNNNNNNNNNNNNNNNNNNNNNNNNNNNNNNNNNNNNNNNNNNNNNNNNNNNNNNNNNNNNNNNNNNNNNNNNNNNNNNNNNNNNNNNNNNNNNNNNNNNNNNNNNNNNNNNNNNNNNNNNNNNNNNNNNNNNNNNNNNNNNNNNNNNNNNNNNNNNNNNNNNNNNNNNNNNNNNNNNNNNNNNNNNNNNNNNNNNNNNNNNNNNNNNNNNNNNNNNNNNNNNNNNNNNNNNNNNNNNNNNNNNNNNNNNNNNNNNNNNNNNNNNNNNNNNNNNNNNNNNNNNNNNNNNNNNNNNNNNNNNNNNNNNNNNNNNNNNNNNNNNNNNNNNNNNNNNNNNNNNNNNNNNNNNNNNNNNNNNNNNNNNNNNNNNNNNNNNNNNNNNNNNNNNNNNNNNNNNNNNNNNNNNNNNNNNNNNNNNNNNNNNNNNNNNNNNNNNNNNNNNNNNNNNNNNNNNNNNNNNNNNNNNNNNNNNNNNNNNNNNNNNNNNNNNNNNNNNNNNNNNNNNNNNNNNNNNNNNNNNNNNNNNNNNNNNNNNNNNNNNNNNNNNNNNNNNNNNNNNNNNNNNNNNNNNNNNNNNNNNNNNNNNNNNNNNNNNNNNNNNNNNNNNNNNNNNNNNNNNNNNNNNNNNNNNNNNNNNNNNNNNNNNNNNNNNNNNNNNNNNNNNNNNNNNNNNNNNNNNNNNNNNNNNNNNNNNNNNNNNNNNNNNNNNNNNNNNNNNNNNNNNNNNNNNNNNNNNNNNNNNNNNNNNNNNNNNNNNNNNNNNNNNNNNNNNNNNNNNNNNNNNNNNNNNNNNNNNNNNNNNNNNNNNNNNNNNNNNNNNNNNNNNNNNNNNNNNNNNNNNNNNNNNNNNNNNNNNNNNNNNNNNNNNNNNNNNNNNNNNNNNNNNNNNNNNNNNNNNNNNNNNNNNNNNNNNNNNNNNNNNNNNNNNNNNNNNNNNNNNNNNNNNNNNNNNNNNNNNNNNNNNNNNNNNNNNNNNNNNNNNNNNNNNNNNNNNNNNNNNNNNNNNNNNNNNNNNNNNNNNNNNNNNNNNNNNNNNNNNNNNNNNNNNNNNNNNNNNNNNNNNNNNNNNNNNNNNNNNNNNNNNNNNNNNNNNNNNNNNNNNNNNNNNNNNNNNNNNNNNNNNNNNNNNNNNNNNNNNNNNNNNNNNNNNNNNNNNNNNNNNNNNNNNNNNNNNNNNNNNNNNNNNNNNNNNNNNNNNNNNNNNNNNNNNNNNNNNNNNNNNNNNNNNNNNNNNNNNNNNNNNNNNNNNNNNNNNNNNNNNNNNNNNNNNNNNNNNNNNNNNNNNNNNNNNNNNNNNNNNNNNNNNNNNNNNNNNNNNNNNNNNNNNNNNNNNNNNNNNNNNNNNNNNNNNNNNNNNNNNNNNNNNNNNNNNNNNNNNNNNNNNNNNNNNNNNNNNNNNNNNNNNNNNNNNNNNNNNNNNNNNNNNNNNNNNNNNNNNNNNNNNNNNNNNNNNNNNNNNNNNNNNNNNNNNNNNNNNNNNNNNNNNNNNNNNNNNNNNNNNNNNNNNNNNNNNNNNNNNNNNNNNNNNNNNNNNNNNNNNNNNNNNNNNNNNNNNNNNNNNNNNNNNNNNNNNNNNNNNNNNNNNNNNNNNNNNNNNNNNNNNNNNNNNNNNNNNNNNNNNNNNNNNNNNNNNNNNNNNNNNNNNNNNNNNNNNNNNNNNNNNNNNNNNNNNNNNNNNNNNNNNNNNNNNNNNNNNNNNNNNNNNNNNNNNNNNNNNNNNNNNNNNNNNNNNNNNNNNNNNNNNNNNNNNNNNNNNNNNNNNNNNNNNNNNNNNNNNNNNNNNNNNNNNNNNNNNNNNNNNNNNNNNNNNNNNNNNNNNNNNNNNNNNNNNNNNNNNNNNNNNNNNNNNNNNNNNNNNNNNNNNNNNNNNNNNNNNNNNNNNNNNNNNNNNNNNNNNNNNNNNNNNNNNNNNNNNNNNNNNNNNNNNNNNNNNNNNNNNNNNNNNNNNNNNNNNNNNNNNNNNNNNNNNNNNNNNNNNNNNNNNNNNNNNNNNNNNNNNNNNNNNNNNNNNNNNNNNNNNNNNNNNNNNNNNNNNNNNNNNNNNNNNNNNNNNNNNNNNNNNNNNNNNNNNNNNNNNNNNNNNNNNNNNNNNNNNNNNNNNNNNNNNNNNNNNNNNNNNNNNNNNNNNNNNNNNNNNNNNNNNNNNNNNNNNNNNNNNNNNNNNNNNNNNNNNNNNNNNNNNNNNNNNNNNNNNNNNNNNNNNNNNNNNNNNNNNNNNNNNNNNNNNNNNNNNNNNNNNNNNNNctggaggtgtcacctggaGGAGGGGTCacctggaggtgtcacctggTGGAGGGGGTCACCTGCAGGGGTGACCCTGGAGGGGGACGGGGACGGCACGCGGGGGGGTCCCGGAGGTGACACAGCTCCAAAGAGGGGGAGGTGACCTGGAGGGGTCACCTGGAGAGGCCCAGGGACCCCCGAGGTGGGGACGTGGAGGTGACAAAGTGGCACCTCCGAGAGGGGGGAGACCCCCACAGGGACACCTGGAGGGGGAGGAGACGGCCCGTGGAGCCCCTCGGAGCgctggggagggggacacgGGACGTCTCCAGTGGGACAGAAGTGACGCAGGGACCTTCTGGGGACCCCAAAGGGGTGGAGATGGCACCAGAACCCTCCTGGGGATCCGGGATCGGGCACAGGGACCTTCAGCGGGGGGACTGGGGACACCTCAGGTGTCACAGGTGCCACCAGGACCGGGCTGGGACATCTCCAAAGGGATGGAGATGCGGCAGGAACCCCCTGGACGGGGGGACAGACACCTccagggtgacagggacaccACGGAGACCTTCTCCGGGTGGTGGGAATCGCACAGGGACGTCACCAAAGGGACGCAGACTCTGCCCAAAGTGCCACAGGATGGCGGGGATCGAGGACAGGGACCTCGAAATGTGACGGAGAGGACAAAAAGACCTTCCCGGGGGGATGGAggtggggcagggacacctccagaGGGGTGGAGACGCCGGATGAACCCCGTGAAATGAGGGACGGACACCTCTGAGGTGACAGGGACACCACCAGAGGCTTCTCCGGGTGGTGGGGACAGGACGGGGACATCTCCAGAGGGACGGAGATCCG harbors:
- the EXOC3L2 gene encoding exocyst complex component 3-like protein 2, which gives rise to MEVGALARDFPDVRRRHVAALLDARGLRAQGPRREILGVLQDLGGSEAEAGPPRHRTFFSELPAPRPVRCLPFHLPRLRLPRRSPARTPP